A stretch of DNA from Leptolyngbya sp. SIO1E4:
GATAACTGGCGGTAAGTCAGTGTCACTGACTCAAATTTTTAGCCAATTTGTCTCCACAGGGCAATCAGAGGGGGAACTCGGGCGAGAAGTAGCCCGATCTTCGCGAGGGGAAGTCGTTGGAGAAACGACCCTGATCGACTCGCGTCTGTCAAAGTTCGCTGTTAGCGCGGTTGAGTCGACGATTGTGCTTGCTATCCCCCGACGAGAACTATCCATTAAGCTGCAGCAGGATCCGGGCATGGCCACTCGATTTTATCGAGTATTGACCATCCTTCTATCAGAACGCCTGACCAGTCTCATCAACCGCCTCGGGTATAGCAAGGCTTCGTACCAGGTAGGTCAATCCCTCTCATTAGATGTCATTTACGAAGATGAATTAGACCTTGATCTGATTGATCATTTGGCCGTCGGAGGTGCCCGATTTGAGTGGATGTTGAAGCGTTTGAAGGTTGATCAGTCATGACCCAACAATCCCCCAAAAAGGAGCAAGAGAAAGCAAAGAAAGAACTATTCCGGAAGGAGGCAATTGATCGTCTAGCCTCTCCTGAGCAGCTTGATCAACTGGTGAAGGTGGTAGACCCGAAAGCTTGGGTGCCACTGGTGGGTATAGGGCTGCTGATTGTAGTGGGTGGCCTGTGGAGCGTTTTGGGCCGACTACCGCTGAACGTCACTGGGCAGGGGGTGTTGGTTCGTCCTCGGCGAGTTGTGCAACTACAGGTGCCTGGCGGAGGGAGAGTCTTAACTTTAGACGTGCAGCCTGGCGATCCCGTCGAGGAAGGGCAGCTCATTGGCACCATTGACCAATCCGCTACCGAACAACAGTTAAGACAGGAGCGGGAGAAGCTAGCACGACTACAGGCCCAGGCGGATGAAAGTACAACCCTCGATGCTCGTCAGGTCGAACTGCAGAAGGCCGTGATTCAGCAGCAACGAGCAGCCCTACAGGCCAATCTTGAGACAACCCAATTACTGACCCCAGTGCTACGAGATGAGAGTTTGCAGTCGATTCGAGAAAACCGTCGCAGCCTTGACGTCAGACTAAAGCAGACCCAAGAACTGCTACCAACGCTACAGGAACGGGTAGAAAGTCGGCGACGGTTGCTGGCAGAGCAGGTGATTACTGGAGATGTGCTGCTGCAGGCAGAGCAAGAATACTTTAATAGCTTGGCCCAGGTAGCAGATCTGGAAGCGCAACGACGTCAGCTTGATGTGCAAGAGGCAGAAGCTCAGCGTCAGTATCTACAAAATTTGAATACGATTCGGGAAATTCAGGCTCAGCTCCAAGATCTAGCTTCTCAGGAGGCTAAGTTGAGTCAGCAACAACTGGAAACAGGCTTTAACCGGGGGAACCAGATTGAGCAGGTGCGTGAACGGGTTGCCCAGCTGGAACTGGAGTTGGAAGACCAGGGGGCGATTACGAGTCCTTACACAGGGCGGGTGCTAGAGCTGGCAATTGTGACCGGTCAAGTGATTGAACCGGGTAAACAGTTGGCCTCTCTAGAGATTGAAGACGAAGACGAAGAATTAATCAACTTAGCTTACTTTCCCGACCGGGACGGGAAACAAATCGAGCCGGGTATGGCGGCTCAGGTGACCCCCAGTATTGTCAAACGAGAACGCTACGGCGGGATTGTCGGAGAGGTCGAGTCAGCATCGCAATTTCCTTTAACCACCCAAGAGATTACCGCTGCGGTGGGCAATGCTGAATTGGCTCAAAACTTTACGCGTAATGGCCCGCCGGTACAGATATCGATTCAGCTAGAAGCCGAGGAAAGCAATGCGAGTGGGTATGCTTGGACGTCATCGCAAGGCCCAGACGAAGCAATCACCTCAGGTACAACGACAGTGGTGCGGGTGCGGGTCGGGGAAATTGCCCCGATCGCATACATCATTCCGCTCTTCCGTTCTTGGACGGGGGTGTATTAATGCCTGCGATCGCAGTTAAGTCATCTTGCCGGATTGTTTAGGTGCTGTCCTATGGCTATTGGCTTCATCAACAATCTTGCTTCTCAATTTCGGCTCGATCCTAGCCGCACTCCCACCCTCATTCAAATGGAGAATGTTGAATGTGGGGCGGCGTCACTGGGGATTATTCTGGGCTATTACGGTCGGATAGTCCCTCTGCCAGAACTGCGGCGTGACTGCGGTGTTTCCAGAGACGGCAGTAAAGCCTCTAATGTGTTGAAGGCGGCTCGGCTGTATGGGATGCAAGCTAAAGGCTTCCGCCGTGGCATCGATGAACTGAAGGGAGTCCGGCTGCCGTGTATTGTCTTTTGGAATTTCAATCACTTTTTAGTGGTTGAAAAGTTTGTCGGTGACCAGGTTTATCTCAATGATCCCGCGTCTGGTCGGCGACGAATTTCTCAGGAAGAATTTAACGCTGCTTATACAGGGGTTGTCCTGGTTTTAGAACCCGGGCCAGGCTTTGAGAAGGGGGGCAAAAAGAAAGGGATTTTGCCAGCCCTCTTATCGCGGCTGAGCAACTCTAAACAGGCACTCCTGTTTTGTCTCTTGGCTGGCTTGCTCTTGACGCTGCCTCGTCTAGCCGTTCCGGCGTTTACCCAAGTATTTGTTGATGAAGTACTGGTGCAAAACCGCAATGATTGGTTGCGTCCTTTGCTGTTGGGCATGATCTTCACAGCACTGCTTCAAGGCTTGCTGAGTCGCTTGCGGCAGACCTATTTACGCCGACTCATGATTAAGCTGTCGCTGGCGATGTCAGGGCAGTTCATTTGGCATACTTTGCGCCTGTCTGTGGGGTTTTACGCGCAACGCTATGCCGGGGAAATTAGTAACCGTACTCAACTCAACGATAAAGTCGCCAACGTGATTTCTGGTCAACTGGCGACCACCCTTATCGACACCCTGATGATTGTGTTCTATGCCGCCATCATGTTTGCCTATGATTGGCTGCTAACCGTGATCGCCATCTGCTTTGCTGCCATCAACCTCATCGTCTTAAAACTACTTTCCGACAGCCGTACCGACGTCAACAGCAAACTAGCCCAAGAAAGTGGCAAAAGTATTGGCGTGGCGATTAGTGGTTTGCTCTCCATTGAAAGCGTTAAGGCTTCTGGCTTAGAGGCTGATCTATTCTCTAAGTTTTCGGGATATTACGCCAAGCTGAACAATGCTCAGCTGCAAGCTGGGTTACCGAATCAACTGCTCGCGACTTTGCCAGAGTTTCTATCGTCTATTGCCATCGCCGTCATTTTGTTGGTGGGTGGGTTGCGAGTAATGAACGGCACTCTCAGCATCGGGATGTTGGTGGCTTATCAGACCTTGACTGCCAGCTTTCTGGCACCTGTGACCACACTGTTGAGCTTTGGCAGCACTCTCCAAGATCTGGAAGCTGACTTGAACCGATTGGACGATGTGCTCGAAAATCCCCTTGATCCGGAAGCCGAACGTCAGACCACTCTAAATTTGGCTGATCTCAACCATGCGGGACAGACCTTGTCTCCACTGAGACAGGGGTTTCGCCTTCGGGGACATGTGGAACTGCGAGATTTAACCTTCGGCTATAGTCGCTTAGAACCGCCCCTGATTGACCAGCTCAACCTCACCTTAAAACCTGGTCAACGGGTGGCCTTGGTGGGCGGCAGCGGCTCTGGCAAATCTACCGTAGCGAAGCTGGTAACCGGGTTGTACTCACCTTGGTCAGGCTCGCTTTTGTTTGACGGCGTGCCCCGCGACGAGATTCCCCGCTCGGTGTTGGCCAACTCTCTGGCGATGGTTGAGCAAGACATTTTTTTGTTTGCGGGAACTGTGCGAGACAACCTTACCCTGTGGGATCCCACTGTACCGCTGGAGGATATTGTCCAGGCGTGTAAAGATGCTGAAATTCATGAGCTGGTTGCCCTGATGCCTGGTGGCTATGACGCCAAACTCTCAGAAGGCGGCACCAGCGTCAGTGGTGGCCAGCGGCAGCGCCTCGAAATCGCCCGTTCTCTGGTGCGTAACCCGGCAGTTCTGGTGCTGGATGAAGCCACTAGCGCTTTGGATGCGGAAACAGAGCTGTTAATTGACCGTCATCTGCGTCGTCGCGGGTGCTCTTGCATTGTGGTGGCCCACCGCCTCAGCACGATTCGCGACTGCGATGAAATCATCGTGCTGGATCGGGGCAAAGTCGCCCAACGGGGCACCCACGAAGAACTCCGCCTGCAGGCAGGGTTATATCAGGAACTTGTCGGGACGGCAGACGCCACCAATGCAATCGGTGATCGGGGAGGAGCAACCTAATGCGCGAGCTTGATGCCTTACCCCCATCCCTCACGCTACAAGGGAATCAACCTCTGATACTGCAGGATGCCAATACTGCTTGGCAGGTGCGTTCTGGTTCACTGGCGCTGTTTGTAGTGCAGGTAGATGCCAACCAAGAACCGATTTCTCAACGCCGATATCTCTTTACTGTCGGCGCTGGGGAATGGATTTTGGGTACAGGGCTATTAGCGGGTAAGGATACGGATTATGCCATCGTGGCGGTGGCCTATGAGACCTCAATCTTGGAGCCGCTGGCGATCGCTAAGCTGATGGCTGAGGTCGCTGCTGGCGATGCGGCAGCAATCGAGGGCCTCGAAACCTGGATACTTCATTGTAGTGCCGGGCTGGTTGAACATCCCCTCGATATCGTACCGAAAGGCTATGAAACCATCTATGCCAAACAATCTAAGTTTCTCTCCCTACAGCAACATCAGGTGTTGCACCTTGAGCGCCACACAGTGAACTGGGTCAAGGTGCTTAAAGGCCACACGCGGTGGCTAGGTTTAGAACCGCTTGAGGTCGCCACCGCCAGCTCCACGTTTCCCGTAACGGCTGACCTCTGGCTACAGGCCCAAGTGCCCACTGAGCTGGCAACCTTAACGCTGGGAGACGCCCTCGATCTAAATGAGCTCACAGCCGATGACCTCCTGCAGGGCATGGCCCAATTCCATCGCCATCTTTTCCATTACCTGGAGCAGTGGGAACAGCAAATTACAACGGTTGAATTTCAGCAGTTTCAAGAGCGCCAGCAACTTACCCAACAGGTTGTGACTGGGGCCATTGGCAAACTGACCAGCGTGCTGAATACCGAAGCCGTCACCATTGCCCAGGTGGGGACCCCGCTCTTGGTGGCGGCTGGAGCAGTGGGGCGGGCTATGGGCATTGAGGTCAAACCACCAGCGAATTCTATTGATCTTGAGCGCGTTCAGGAACCGATAGAGGCCATTGCCAGTGCCTCGAAATTTCGCATCCGCCGGGTGCTGCTCACGGGTGATTGGTGGAATCATGAGCAAGGGCCATTACTCACCTACACCGAAGCGGGAGAACCCTGCGCGCTGTTACCAGAAGGCCGCAGACGCTACGTGCTCTTTGACCCAGTTACTCTGAGCAAAACTCCGGTAGACGAAGCGATCGTCGATACTTTGGGCGTCGAAGCCTGTATGTTCTATCGCCCCCTGCCAGAGAAAATCGTTCAGGCCTTTGAAATTCTCCAGTTTGCCGTGCGGGGACATATTAAGGATATCGCCTGGATCGTGGGCCTGGGAGTTGTGGGTTCATTATTAGGCATGGTTGTTCCTCAAGCGACCTCACTTTTAGTAAACGATGCGATTCCGGCAGGGGATCGAGCGTTGCTCTTCCAGCTAGGTCTGGCCCTGATTGTGGCAGCTTTCGCCAAAACGATTTTTGAGTTTGCTCAGGGGTTAGTCTCGTTGCGAGTAGAAACTGCCGCTGACAGCACACTTCAACCGGCAGTATGGGATCGGCTCCTGCAACTCCACCCGTCATTTTTCCGAGACTATGCCACAGGAGACTTACTGCTTCGCCTGTTGTCTGTGAGCCAGATTCGCCAACAATTGAGCGGCGCTACCCAGCAATCTTTGCTAAACGGAGTATTTGCTCTGTTAAACCTGGGGCTCATGTTTGTCTATAACGTCAAACTTGCCATAGTCGCTATTTGCGTAACGGTTGTCACCACCGGAATCACCTTTTTGACGAGTTTCAAACTGGTTAAAAAGGCCCGCAGTCAAGAAGTGCTAGACGGAGAAATTAACAGTCTGAACGTTGAACTGATTAATGGAGTTGCTAAGTTACGGGTGGCGGCGGCAGAAGAACGGGCTTTGGGAGCCTGGGCACAGCTGTTTGCGCAGCGGACTCAACTCGCAGCCGGTATCCAACGCTTAAACGACAGCATCACTGTCCTTACAGAGGCTCTGCCCCTGCTCAGTTCTGTCCTGATTTTTTGGTTTGCCATTCTGGCCTTACAGGCGGCCCAGGCTGATGGTAGGGCAGGCTTAACGATTGGAACCTTTCTAGCCTTTAACTCAGCGTATGGCACTTTCTTGGGAGGAGTGACATCCCTCGGCAATACCGTAACTGACATCCTGGGCATTGTTCCTTTATGGGAACGGGCTGAGGTAATTGTGAAGGGCACCCCGGAAGCTGACTCTAGCAAGACCGATTCCGGCAGACTTACCGGACAACTGAGCCTAGACCATGTCACATTTCGCTATCGGGAGGATGGTCCGCTGATTTTGGATGATGTCAGCATTCACGCAGAACCAGGAGAATTTATTGCCTTAGTGGGTCCGTCAGGCAGTGGCAAATCTACCGTATTTAGAATGCTGCTAGGATTTGAAACGCCCCTTTCAGGGACTGTGTACTACGATGGCCAAGATTTATCTGGCCTCGATATTCAAGCGGTACGTCGTCAGTTAGGGGTTGTTTTGCAAAATGGTCGCATTGGCGCCGGCAGCATTATCGACAACATCACTGGGGGAGCGCTGGTTTCTCTAGACGAGGCCTGGGAAGCTGCCACCTTATCGGGATTAGCCGACGATATTCGGCAAATGCCCATGGGCATACATACCGTAGTCAGCGAAGGGGGCACCAACCTATCAGGCGGTCAACGACAGCGGTTGTTGATTGCTAGAGCAATTGTGTTAAAACCCAATATCATTCTGCTTGATGAAGCGACGAGTGCACTTGATAACCGCACCCAAAACATTGTCACGGAAAGCTTAGACGGTTTGAATGCGACTCGGGTCGTCATTGCCCACCGATTGAGCACTATTCGTAACGCTGATCGAATTTATGTCATCCAAGCCGGACGAGTGATGCAGGTGGGAGATTTTGATGAACTGGTTAATCAGGAAGGCATCTTTGCGACCCTAGCAGCGCGTCAATTAGATTAAATCGCATCAACGGCAATCGTAGTTTTGATTGGGCTCATGCCGATCGCTCAAACTTCGGTGCATTTACGCTTCAAAAGCGATGATAGCCATCCTAGAAACTCTAAGTTTCTAGATGAGCGTGTTAGCAACATCAATCTTTGCCTAAAACATCAGGCAACCACAATATCGCAACGACTAGTAAGCAAATGACGACTAACGCAACAGTATAAGAAGTTGTGCCCTGCATAATTATTTGTCACCTGATATTCCTTAAGTTTTGAGCCAGCTTAGGATGCGTTATCAATGAAACATATGAATACTCTGAGGATAGATATAGCTACGCCAGGTTCAGTAAAGCCATCTAGAGGCTAAAACCAGGGTTATATCACTATTTTATCAGCAAAAGACAACCGCTCCTAGAATGTTTTATAGC
This window harbors:
- a CDS encoding NHLP bacteriocin system secretion protein; translated protein: MTQQSPKKEQEKAKKELFRKEAIDRLASPEQLDQLVKVVDPKAWVPLVGIGLLIVVGGLWSVLGRLPLNVTGQGVLVRPRRVVQLQVPGGGRVLTLDVQPGDPVEEGQLIGTIDQSATEQQLRQEREKLARLQAQADESTTLDARQVELQKAVIQQQRAALQANLETTQLLTPVLRDESLQSIRENRRSLDVRLKQTQELLPTLQERVESRRRLLAEQVITGDVLLQAEQEYFNSLAQVADLEAQRRQLDVQEAEAQRQYLQNLNTIREIQAQLQDLASQEAKLSQQQLETGFNRGNQIEQVRERVAQLELELEDQGAITSPYTGRVLELAIVTGQVIEPGKQLASLEIEDEDEELINLAYFPDRDGKQIEPGMAAQVTPSIVKRERYGGIVGEVESASQFPLTTQEITAAVGNAELAQNFTRNGPPVQISIQLEAEESNASGYAWTSSQGPDEAITSGTTTVVRVRVGEIAPIAYIIPLFRSWTGVY
- a CDS encoding NHLP family bacteriocin export ABC transporter peptidase/permease/ATPase subunit, with protein sequence MAIGFINNLASQFRLDPSRTPTLIQMENVECGAASLGIILGYYGRIVPLPELRRDCGVSRDGSKASNVLKAARLYGMQAKGFRRGIDELKGVRLPCIVFWNFNHFLVVEKFVGDQVYLNDPASGRRRISQEEFNAAYTGVVLVLEPGPGFEKGGKKKGILPALLSRLSNSKQALLFCLLAGLLLTLPRLAVPAFTQVFVDEVLVQNRNDWLRPLLLGMIFTALLQGLLSRLRQTYLRRLMIKLSLAMSGQFIWHTLRLSVGFYAQRYAGEISNRTQLNDKVANVISGQLATTLIDTLMIVFYAAIMFAYDWLLTVIAICFAAINLIVLKLLSDSRTDVNSKLAQESGKSIGVAISGLLSIESVKASGLEADLFSKFSGYYAKLNNAQLQAGLPNQLLATLPEFLSSIAIAVILLVGGLRVMNGTLSIGMLVAYQTLTASFLAPVTTLLSFGSTLQDLEADLNRLDDVLENPLDPEAERQTTLNLADLNHAGQTLSPLRQGFRLRGHVELRDLTFGYSRLEPPLIDQLNLTLKPGQRVALVGGSGSGKSTVAKLVTGLYSPWSGSLLFDGVPRDEIPRSVLANSLAMVEQDIFLFAGTVRDNLTLWDPTVPLEDIVQACKDAEIHELVALMPGGYDAKLSEGGTSVSGGQRQRLEIARSLVRNPAVLVLDEATSALDAETELLIDRHLRRRGCSCIVVAHRLSTIRDCDEIIVLDRGKVAQRGTHEELRLQAGLYQELVGTADATNAIGDRGGAT
- a CDS encoding NHLP bacteriocin export ABC transporter permease/ATPase subunit gives rise to the protein MRELDALPPSLTLQGNQPLILQDANTAWQVRSGSLALFVVQVDANQEPISQRRYLFTVGAGEWILGTGLLAGKDTDYAIVAVAYETSILEPLAIAKLMAEVAAGDAAAIEGLETWILHCSAGLVEHPLDIVPKGYETIYAKQSKFLSLQQHQVLHLERHTVNWVKVLKGHTRWLGLEPLEVATASSTFPVTADLWLQAQVPTELATLTLGDALDLNELTADDLLQGMAQFHRHLFHYLEQWEQQITTVEFQQFQERQQLTQQVVTGAIGKLTSVLNTEAVTIAQVGTPLLVAAGAVGRAMGIEVKPPANSIDLERVQEPIEAIASASKFRIRRVLLTGDWWNHEQGPLLTYTEAGEPCALLPEGRRRYVLFDPVTLSKTPVDEAIVDTLGVEACMFYRPLPEKIVQAFEILQFAVRGHIKDIAWIVGLGVVGSLLGMVVPQATSLLVNDAIPAGDRALLFQLGLALIVAAFAKTIFEFAQGLVSLRVETAADSTLQPAVWDRLLQLHPSFFRDYATGDLLLRLLSVSQIRQQLSGATQQSLLNGVFALLNLGLMFVYNVKLAIVAICVTVVTTGITFLTSFKLVKKARSQEVLDGEINSLNVELINGVAKLRVAAAEERALGAWAQLFAQRTQLAAGIQRLNDSITVLTEALPLLSSVLIFWFAILALQAAQADGRAGLTIGTFLAFNSAYGTFLGGVTSLGNTVTDILGIVPLWERAEVIVKGTPEADSSKTDSGRLTGQLSLDHVTFRYREDGPLILDDVSIHAEPGEFIALVGPSGSGKSTVFRMLLGFETPLSGTVYYDGQDLSGLDIQAVRRQLGVVLQNGRIGAGSIIDNITGGALVSLDEAWEAATLSGLADDIRQMPMGIHTVVSEGGTNLSGGQRQRLLIARAIVLKPNIILLDEATSALDNRTQNIVTESLDGLNATRVVIAHRLSTIRNADRIYVIQAGRVMQVGDFDELVNQEGIFATLAARQLD